The Vicia villosa cultivar HV-30 ecotype Madison, WI linkage group LG1, Vvil1.0, whole genome shotgun sequence genome includes a region encoding these proteins:
- the LOC131637487 gene encoding flavonoid 3'-monooxygenase CYP75B137-like, producing the protein MILYGVDSKTLIVALLIITAVTWYIYLFFFKSKFQNLPPGPSGFPIFGNLLSLEPELHTYFAGLAQTHGPIFKLWLGSKLGIVVSSPSTAREILKEHDTVFANRDVPAAGRAATYGGLDIVWSPYGAEWRMLRKICVVKMLSNTTLDSVYELRRGEVRRTVRYIHDLVGSKVNIGEQVFLTVLNVITNMMWGAAVEGEERESLGAEFREAVAEMTQLLGKPNLSDFFPGLARFDLQGVVKEMNALVPRFDKIFEKMIGERMKKKKEEEGKENESKDFLQFLLNLKEEGDSKTPFTSTHVKALLMDMVVGGSDTSSNTVEFAMAEMMNKPEVLRKVQEELESVVGKNNLVEESHIHKLPYLHAVMKETLRLHPVLPLMVPHCPSETTNVGGYTIPEGSRVFVNVWAIHRDPSIWENPLEFDPRRFLDGKWDYCGNDFSYFPFGSGRRICAGIAMAERTVLYFTATLVHLFDWSIPQGENFDVSEKFGIVLKKKTPLLAIPTPRLSNPDLYKEN; encoded by the exons ATGATTCTCTACGGTGTTGACAGCAAAACACTCATCGTGGCACTCCTAATAATAACCGCAGTAACTTGGTATATTTACCTCTTCTTCTTTAAATCGAAATTCCAAAATTTACCGCCAGGCCCATCGGGCTTCCCTATCTTCGGGAACCTTCTATCTCTAGAACCAGAACTCCACACTTACTTTGCCGGGCTGGCCCAAACTCACGGCCCGATTTTCAAGCTCTGGCTCGGTAGCAAACTCGGAATCGTGGTGAGTTCACCTTCCACGGCTCGTGAGATTCTTAAAGAGCATGACACCGTTTTCGCCAACCGCGACGTTCCTGCCGCCGGTAGAGCAGCAACTTACGGAGGCTTGGATATAGTATGGAGCCCGTATGGAGCAGAGTGGAGAATGCTGAGGAAAATTTGCGTGGTGAAGATGCTTAGTAATACGACTCTTGATTCCGTTTACGAGCTCCGCCGTGGTGAGGTTCGGAGAACGGTTAGGTATATTCATGATCTGGTTGGGTCAAAGGTGAATATTGGAGAGCAAGTTTTTTTAACGGTGTTGAACGTGATTACGAATATGATGTGGGGTGCGGCGGTGGAAGGGGAAGAGAGGGAGAGTTTAGGGGCGGAATTCAGGGAGGCGGTGGCGGAGATGACACAGCTTTTGGGGAAGCCGAATCTGTCGGACTTTTTCCCCGGGTTGGCTAGATTTGATTTGCAAGGTGTGGTGAAAGAGATGAACGCGTTGGTTCCTCGTTTTGATAAGATATTCGAGAAGATGATTGGTGAAcgtatgaagaagaagaaggaagaggAAGGAAAAGAGAATGAAAGTAAAGATTTTCTACagtttttgttgaatttgaaggAGGAGGGTGATTCCAAGACTCCATTCACAAGCACTCATGTTAAGGCACTTCTCATG GACATGGTAGTGGGTGGCTCAGACACATCTTCGAACACAGTTGAGTTTGCAATGGCAGAAATGATGAACAAGCCCGAAGTGCTGCGGAAGGTTCAAGAGGAGTTAGAATCTGTAGTTGGAAAAAATAATCTAGTAGAAGAGTCTCATATTCATAAGCTACCGTATTTACATGCAGTGATGAAAGAAACGCTTCGTTTGCACCCGGTGCTTCCACTTATGGTTCCTCACTGTCCAAGTGAAACCACAAACGTTGGAGGCTACACGATTCCAGAGGGATCTCGTGTGTTTGTGAACGTTTGGGCTATTCATAGAGATCCATCCATTTGGGAGAATCCACTGGAATTCGATCCTAGAAGGTTCTTGGATGGGAAGTGGGATTACTGTGGGAATGATTTCAGTTATTTTCCATTTGGTTCTGGAAGAAGGATTTGTGCTGGAATAGCAATGGCTGAGAGGACTGTTTTGTACTTTACAGCTACCCTTGTGCACTTGTTTGATTGGTCAATACCCCAAGGAGAAAATTTTGACGTTTCAGAGAAATTTGGTATTGTTCTCAAAAAGAAAACGCCTCTGCTTGCTATTCCCACGCCACGATTGTCCAATCCAGATCTTTATAAAGAGAATTGA
- the LOC131637494 gene encoding UDP-glucuronate 4-epimerase 5-like codes for MVQQMNESSPPSTPGKLKPEKPHHIHRFRIHSSHSRLTLFTSLFLAFILLFFLFTFTSPPPPTTAPRRVLGDSWGGSQWERLVSKSARRNSASGHTVLVTGAAGFVGTHVSLALKRRGDGVLGIDNFNRYYDPNLKQARKKLLERAGVFVVDGDINDGRLLKKLFDVVPFTHVMHLAAQAGVRYAMQNPGSYVHSNIAGFVNLLEACKSANPQPAVVWASSSSVYGLNSKVPFSEKDRTDQPASLYAATKKAGEEIAHSYNHIYGLSITALRFFTVYGPWGRPDMAYFFFTKDILKGKVITVYESPDGGSVARDFTYIDDVVKGCLGALDTAKKSTGSGGKKKGSAQFRVFNLGNTSPVPVSELVAILEKLLKVKAKKKILPMPRNGDVKFTHANISLAQRDLGYIPTTDLETGLKKFVKWYLEFYSTGFYKKGSW; via the coding sequence ATGGTGCAGCAGATGAATGAAAGTTCACCACCATCAACTCCGGGGAAGCTAAAACCAGAAAAACCTCATCACATTCATCGCTTCAGAATCCATTCTTCACATTCTAGGCTCACTTTATTCACCTCACTTTTCCTCGCTTTTATTCTCCTGTTTTTCCTTTTCACTTTCACTTCTCCGCCGCCGCCAACCACCGCACCCCGCCGTGTGTTAGGAGATTCATGGGGCGGTTCTCAATGGGAGCGTCTTGTCTCAAAATCCGCTCGCCGGAACTCTGCCTCGGGTCACACCGTTCTTGTTACCGGCGCGGCTGGATTTGTCGGTACTCATGTCTCCCTCGCTTTAAAACGCCGCGGTGACGGTGTTCTTGGAATTGATAATTTTAATCGGTATTATGATCCTAACCTAAAGCAAGCACGGAAGAAGCTTCTCGAACGCGCCGGAGTTTTCGTCGTTGACGGTGATATAAACGACGGCCGTCTCCTCAAGAAGCTTTTCGATGTGGTTCCGTTTACTCACGTGATGCACCTCGCAGCGCAGGCTGGTGTTCGTTACGCTATGCAAAACCCTGGTTCTTACGTTCACAGTAACATCGCTGGTTTTGTGAATCTCCTGGAAGCTTGTAAATCGGCGAATCCTCAACCGGCGGTTGTTTGGGCTTCGTCGAGTTCTGTCTATGGGCTGAATTCAAAAGTTCCGTTTTCGGAGAAAGACCGAACGGATCAACCGGCGAGTCTCTATGCCGCGACGAAGAAAGCCGGTGAAGAAATCGCGCATAGTTATAACCATATTTATGGTCTTTCGATCACCGCGCTGCGATTCTTCACGGTTTATGGACCTTGGGGTAGACCAGACATGGCGTATTTCTTTTTCACGAAGGATATTTTGAAGGGGAAGGTGATAACAGTGTATGAATCACCGGATGGTGGAAGTGTGGCTAGGGATTTCACTTACATTGATGATGTTGTGAAGGGTTGTTTAGGGGCTTTGGATACTGCAAAGAAGAGTACTGGGAGTGGAGGAAAGAAAAAGGGTTCAGCTCAATTTAGGGTTTTCAATTTGGGGAATACTTCACCTGTTCCTGTGAGTGAGCTTGTTGCTATATTGGAGAAGCTTTTGAAGGTTAAGGCCAAGAAGAAGATTCTTCCTATGCCGAGAAATGGCGATGTTAAGTTTACTCATGCTAATATTAGTTTGGCTCAAAGGGATCTTGGTTATATACCTACCACTGATTTGGAAACAGGGTTGAAGAAGTTTGTGAAGTGGTATCTTGAGTTTTATTCTACTGGGTTTTACAAGAAGGGATCttggtga
- the LOC131633113 gene encoding kaempferol 3-O-beta-D-galactosyltransferase-like gives MYCQLSAGKRDSQGLNTEVTCIIADAFVVPSLFVAQKLNVPWIPVWPPLSCSLSAHFYTHFIRRKCAENNAKDISLDFLPGLSKMRVEDLPDDVINGGEGESLFSKTLASYSEVFPEAKVVVMNFFEELDPPLFVEDMRSKLQNMLYVGFLTLSIPLLPLPPSENDETGCLSWLDKQKSTPVVYVSFGTTVTPPPHELVALAEALEESGFPILWSLKDHLKGVERTSDYGKIVPWVPQTQVLHRLYNFPGFATGCRYMISLLNLEESMCTK, from the exons ATGTATTGTCAACTTTCTGCTGGAAAGAGGGACTCCCAG GGTCTCAATACAGAAGTTACATGTATCATTGCTGATGCTTTTGTTGTTCCTTCTCTTTTTGTAGCTCAGAAACTCAATGTTCCGTGGATTCCAGTTTGGCCTCCTTTATCATGCTCTCTCTCAGCACATTTCTACACTCATTTCATACGTCGAAAATGTGCTGAAAATAATGCTAAAGATATATCTTTGGATTTTCTTCCAGGTTTATCTAAGATGAGAGTTGAAGATTTGCCTGATGATGTAATTAACGGCGGTGAAGGGGAGTCGCTATTCTCGAAAACACTTGCTTCTTATAGTGAAGTGTTTCCTGAAGCTAAAGTAGTGGTTATGAATTTCTTTGAGGAGTTAGATCCACCTTTGTTTGTTGAGGATATGAGATCAAAGTTGCAGAATATGCTTTATGTTGGTTTTCTCACTCTTTCAATTCCTCTACTGCCTTTGCCACCTTCCGAGAATGATGAAACTGGTTGTTTATCATGGTTGGACAAACAGAAGAGTACACCAGTAGTTTATGTTAGCTTTGGAACTACAGTGACACCACCTCCACATGAGCTTGTTGCATTGGCAGAAGCATTGGAAGAAAGTGGATTTCCAATtctttggtcacttaaggatcatTTGAAGGGAGTTGAGAGGACTAGTGATTATGGGAAAATTGTTCCTTGGGTGCCTCAAACTCAAGTTTTGCACAGGCTTTATAATTTTCCTGGCTTCGCCACTGGTTGTAGGTATATGATATCATTACTTAACCTAGAAGAAAGTATGTGCACTAAGTGA
- the LOC131633180 gene encoding uncharacterized protein LOC131633180, producing the protein MKNLVKKVKSEPSELPDCVISHIFSKLSLKNLVKTSALSKQWYHEWGLRKDLTFDLHNMFDTIPELPKSLPLFQQLQSQFATRLNNFIQKYHGDMITSIQINFPLGRNNTRVIDTLIHKGILKGVNRIELLFAPFPYEEVDFENETLLAYEETNFEITFEMLLAYEETDFKIEPYNFLFPPFLSDSDSLTYLHLQNCHIMEFSGLKNLTTLVLHLVPVQQKMLQDMCLKCIHLENLTLNECTFKSDIKITSTTLLHLNINCGEIIQKKINIDIIASNLSSIEYSSECISKSLLHTLNIKPLKLSKFSYTCAKISNVVHFSQLKNVTTIVLDGLIDGDVITHLFSKCLQLEHVTINMCWFTRDFKIIGVKLRHLSILDCFHSNVGIHALHFSSKDRGRTKKRSIISIDALNLSSFEFRGHPEMRSMISIEAPKLLKDLWDAGFNKICL; encoded by the coding sequence GAAGAATTTGGTGAAAAAGGTGAAGAGTGAACCAAGTGAGTTACCAGATTGTGTTATATCACATATCTTTTCCAAGTTAAGTTTGAAGAATTTGGTGAAAACGAGTGCATTGTCCAAACAATGGTATCACGAATGGGGATTAAGGAAGGACCTCACTTTTGATCTCCATAACATGTTTGATACAATTCCAGAGTTACCAAAATCCCTCCCACTCTTTCAACagcttcaatctcaatttgccaCAAGATTGAATAATTTCATCCAGAAATATCATGGTGACATGATCACTTCAATCCAAATCAATTTTCCATTAGGTCGGAATAATACTCGAGTCATTGATACATTGATTCACAAAGGAATTCTTAAGGGTGTAAATCGTATTGAGCTACTCTTTGCGCCTTTTCCATATGAAGAAGTTGATTTTGAAAACGAGACGCTCTTGGCCTATGAAGAAACTAATTTTGAAATAACATTTGAAATGCTCTTGGCATATGAAGAAACTGATTTTAAAATAGAGCCATACAATTTTTTATTTCCTCCTTTCTTGTCTGACTCTGATTCTCTCACATATCTACACCTACAGAACTGCCACATAATGGAATTTTCTGGATTGAAGAATTTGACAACTCTTGTGTTGCATCTAGTTCCTGTCCAGCAGAAAATGCTTCAGGATATGTGTCTTAAATGCATCCATCTTGAGAACTTGACTCTTAATGAATGTACCTTCAAATCCGACATAAAAATAACTAGTACAACATTGCTTCATTTGAACATTAACTGCGGGGAAATCATTCAGAAGAAGATTAATATTGATATCATTGCATCAAATCTCTCCTCCATTGAATATTCCTCCGAGTGTATCTCTAAAAGTTTGTTACACACACTGAATATTAAGCCTCTTAAGTTATCCAAGTTTAGCTACACATGTGCTAAAATTTCTAATGTTGTTCACTTTTCTCAACTCAAGAATGTGACAACAATTGTCTTGGATGGACTCATAGATGGTGATGTCATAACTCATTTGTTTTCTAAATGTCTCCAACTGGAACATGTCACCATTAACATGTGTTGGTTCACGCGTGATTTCAAAATCATCGGTGTAAAGTTGCGTCATTTGAGCATACTTGATTGTTTCCATTCCAATGTCGGTATTCATGCTTTGCATTTCTCATCCAAAGATAGAGGTCGTACAAAGAAGAGGAGCATAATCTCCATTGATGCTTTGAATCTCTCATCCTTTGAATTTAGAGGTCATCCGGAGATGAGGAGCATGATCTCCATTGAGGCTCCAAAGTTATTGAAGGACTTATGGGATGCAGGTTTTAACAAGATATGTTTATAA